A window from Zingiber officinale cultivar Zhangliang chromosome 7A, Zo_v1.1, whole genome shotgun sequence encodes these proteins:
- the LOC122002796 gene encoding nucleobase-ascorbate transporter 2-like, with the protein MAEVKPEEIAAHPPMDQLQGFEYCIDSNPSWGEAAVLGFQHYVLSLGTAVMIPTLLVPLMGGTDDDKARVVQTLLFVTGINTLIQTLFGTRLPTVIGGSYAFVVPIISIIHDSSLTRITDDHERFLQTMRAIQGALIVSSSIQIILGYSQLWGIFSRFFSPLGMVPVVSLVGFGLFDRGFPVVGRCVEIGVPMIILFVAASQYLKHVYIRRLPVLERFSLLITITIIWIYAHLLTVGGAYRHRPDRTQFHCRTDRANLISSSPWIKIPYPLQWGAPTFDAGHSFGMMAAVFVSLVESTGGFKAAARLASATPPPAHVLSRGIGWQGIGILLDGLFGTATGSTVSVENVGLLGSTRVGSRRVIQISAGFMIFFSILGKFGALFASIPFSIFAAVYCVLFGIVAAVGLSFLQFTNMNSMRNLFIVGVSIFLGLSIPEYFFRYAAGAQHGPAHTRAQWFNDYINTIFTSPPTVALMVAILLDNTLDYKNTGHDRGMPWWARFRTFNGDTRNEEFYTLPFNLNRFFPPS; encoded by the exons ATGGCGGAGGTGAAGCCGGAGGAGATCGCGGCGCACCCTCCCATGGATCAGCTTCAGGGATTCGAGTACTGCATCGACTCGAATCCTTCTTGGG GAGAGGCGGCGGTTCTAGGGTTTCAGCACTACGTACTCTCCCTGGGCACGGCGGTCATGATCCCGACACTACTGGTACCCCTGATGGGCGGCACCGAT GACGATAAAGCTAGAGTTGTCCAGACATTGCTCTTCGTAACTGGAATAAACACTCTCATCCAAACCCTATTTGGAACTCGTCTTCCTACAGTCATCGGTGGTTCATATGCATTTGTAGTTCCCATCATCTCGATAATCCACGACTCATCCCTGACACGGATAACCGATGACCATGAA AGGTTCCTGCAAACCATGAGAGCTATACAGGGAGCTCTAATTGTCTCATCCAGTATTCAGATTATACTGGGTTACAGCCAGTTGTGGGGGATCTTCTCCAG ATTTTTCAGCCCTCTTGGAATGGTTCCAGTGGTTTCATTGGTCGGATTTGGCTTGTTCGACAGAGGATTCCCCGTG GTTGGGAGATGTGTGGAGATTGGTGTTCCAATGATTATACTCTTCGTGGCTGCATCCCAG TACTTGAAGCATGTTTATATTCGGCGGTTGCCTGTACTCGAGAGGTTCTCTCTTCTGATAACCATTACAATCATATGGATCTACGCCCACTTGCTCACTGTTGGCGGCGCATATAGACACCGGCCTGACCGTACACAATTCCATTGTCGCACGGACCGTGCCAACCtcatctcttcttctccttg GATAAAGATTCCATATCCCTTGCAATGGGGTGCACCGACTTTTGATGCTGGACATTCCTTTGGAATGATGGCTGCTGTGTTTGTATCTTTAGTCGAG TCGACCGGAGGATTCAAAGCAGCAGCTCGCCTTGCCAGTGCAACACCTCCTCCAGCTCATGTTCTAAGCCGTGGCATCGGATGGCAG GGAATAGGAATTCTACTTGACGGATTATTTGGCACAGCAACCGGTTCCACTGTATCTGT TGAGAATGTGGGGCTTCTTGGATCAACCAGAGTCGGAAGTCGTAGGGTTATCCAGATCTCGGCTggtttcatgatatttttctccATCTTGG GTAAATTTGGAGCATTGTTTGCTTCCATTCCCTTCTCAATCTTTGCTGCGGTTTATTGTGTTCTCTTTGGGATTGTCG CTGCGGTTGGGCTCTCCTTCTTGCAGTTCACAAACATGAACTCCATGCGCAACCTCTTCATCGTCGGCGTCTCCATCTTCCTCGGCCTATCAATTCCCGAGTACTTCTTCCGCTATGCTGCCGGTGCTCAACATGGTCCAGCTCACACCAGGGCACAATGG TTCAACGACTACATAAACACGATCTTCACATCGCCACCTACTGTGGCATTAATGGTGGCAATTCTCCTGGACAACACGCTCGACTACAAGAACACGGGCCATGATCGAGGAATGCCATGGTGGGCGAGGTTTCGAACATTTAATGGAGACACTAGGAATGAGGAGTTCTACACCCTCCCCTTCAACCTCAATCGCTTCTTCCCTCCATCGTGA
- the LOC122002797 gene encoding probable hexosyltransferase MUCI70, translating into MTGASLGLRSLSYGSLQQQLQNGSLLPTQSPPVTVRKPAKMSLSGSREKERILVRVCKFAGRRKVGMLLLLIASVAVLSSNSVLWKDENGSASPDSGMGFTDQVLSFVNPGRLTLDNVRQPFILETDTEFDTTRRSVHESGNLDFSKEFTDPIQNFVNSDRLSINNDKDPDLPAKEPKPDNNTSSMQKSVTTNNVTGLSAPMLPSTPHPCESFSFPPPLADKKRTGPRPCPVCYVPVEHAVLLMPPSPSPSPLLKSLSYISEVNLIANESNGGSVFGGHPSFQERIESFNIKESMTVHCGFAKGMKPGQGTGFDIDETDLLEMEECHDVVVASAIFGNYDIMQQPKNVSDYAKRHACFYMFVDEETETYIKNSSGSVNTKRVGLWRVVVVRNLPYVDARRNGKVPKLLLHRLFPNARFSLWIDGKLELAVDPYQVLERFLWRKNYTFAISRHYKRFDVFEEAEANKAAGKYDNASIDFQIEFYKKEGLTHYSPSKLPITSDVPEGCVIIKEHIPITNLFTCLWFNEVDRFTSRDQISFSTVRDKLMSRVNWTINMFMDCERRNFVVQAYHRDLLEQRKVLTASIFPPPSEATNEPPRKTVPDTRAPPSRKLPPKIPARRGRDKRSGSRRHHPRSAMGKESN; encoded by the exons ATGACTGGAGCGTCATTGGGTCTACGATCTCTGAGTTATGGATCATTGCAGCAACAGCTGCAGAACGGCTCTCTTTTGCCGACTCAGTCGCCGCCGGTCACAGTCCGCAAGCCAGCAAAAATGTCCCTTTCTGGATccagagaaaaggagaggatctTGGTTCGGGTATGCAAGTTTGCAGGGAGGAGAAAGGTTGGGATGTTGCTCTTGCTCATCGCCTCCGTTGCTGTGCTCTCCTCTAATTCTGTCTTATGGAAAG ATGAAAATGGATCAGCAAGCCCCGACTCTGGCATGGGTTTCACAGACCAAGTATTGAGTTTTGTAAATCCTGGTAGGTTAACGTTAGATAACGTCAGGCAGCCCTTTATTCTAGAAACAGATACCGAGTTTGATACAACTAGGAGATCAGTCCATGAATCCGGAAACCTTGACTTTAGCAAGGAGTTCACAGATCCTATCCAGAATTTTGTAAATTCTGATAGGTTATCCATTAATAATGACAAGGATCCTGATCTTCCAGCAAAAGAACCAAAGCCTGATAACAATACCAGTTCTATGCAAAAATCTGTAACTACCAACAATGTAACTGGGCTTTCTGCTCCCATGCTTCCTTCAACACCACATCCTTGTGAAAGTTTTTCATTTCCTCCACCGCTAGCAGATAAAAAGCGCACTGGTCCACGAC CCTGTCCTGTTTGTTATGTACCTGTAGAGCATGCTGTGCTCCTTATGCCACCTTCACCTTCACCTTCCCCTCTCCTTAAGAGTTTAAGTTACATTTCAGAAGTTAACTTGATTGCCAATGAGTCGAATGGAGGCTCTGTCTTCGGAGGACATCCATCATTTCAGGAGAGGATTGAATCTTTCAATATAAAGGAATCGATGACTGTGCACTGTGG ATTTGCCAAGGGAATGAAACCTGGTCAAGGGACTGGGTTTGACATAGATGAGACTGATCTTCTTGAGATGGAGGAATGTCATGATGTTGTTGTAGCTTCTGCTATTTTTG GAAATTATGATATAATGCAACAACCAAAGAATGTCAGTGACTATGCAAAGAGGCATGCATGCTTTTACATGTTTGTTGACGAAGAAACTGAAACATACATAAAAAATTCTAGTGGCTCAGTCAATACCAAAAGAGTTGGTTTGTGGAGAGTGGTGGTGGTTCGGAACCTTCCTTATGTAGATGCCAGGCGTAATGGAAAG GTTCCAAAGCTCTTGCTACATAGACTTTTCCCAAATGCCCGATTCTCTCTTTGGATTGATGGAAAACTTGAGCTTGCTGTGGACCCTTATCAAGTTCTTGAGAG attcttgtggcggaagaactaCACTTTTGCTATCTCTCGGCACTACAAGCGCTTTGATGTTTTTGAGGAAGCAGAGGCTAACAAGGCTGCTGGAAAGTATGATAATGCGTCTATAGATTTTCAAATAGAATTTTATAAGAAAGAGGGTCTAACACATTATTCTCCATCCAAGCTTCCCATTACAAGTG ATGTTCCTGAGGGATGTGTGATCATCAAGGAACACATACCTATTACCAATCTATTCACATGTTTGTGGTTCAACGAAGTTGACCGTTTTACCTCTAGGGATCAAATCAGTTTCAGTACTGTCAGGGATAAGCTAATGTCTAGAGTGAATTGGACAATTAACATGTTCATGGACTGTGAAAGGCGCAACTTTGTTGTTCAG GCATACCACAGAGACTTGTTGGAACAACGGAAAGTCCTTACTGCCTCCATTTTTCCACCACCTTCAGAAGCAACTAACGAGCCACCTAGAAAAACAGTTCCAGATACAAGAGCTCCTCCGTCAAGGAAGCTGCCCCCCAAGATTCCCGCAAGGCGTGGGAGGGACAAAAGGTCCGGTTCGAGGCGCCATCATCCTAGATCTGCCATGGGAAAAGAAAGCAATTGA